The nucleotide sequence CACCTCGAGGTCGTGACCAAGGGAAAGAAGGCGTCGTTCCTCTTCGGCATCGTCCGAGCCGGCACGTACACGATCGACGTCCAGGCACCGGGGCTCGTGCTCGTGAGCATGGATGCGAAGGCCACGACGAAGGACAAGAAAGAGCCCGAGTGGACGAAGAACGGCAAGGTTCGGACCGATCAACCTCCGCAGCTCAAGATCGAGGACGGGATGGAGATCACCTGCGATCTCGTCGTCGGTCACGCCGCCCAGGTCGCAACCGCCGGCGGCGGCACGACGATGGCGACGCCCGACCAAGCGCTCACGATGCTGACGCAACAGGTGCAGAAGGGCGATTGCGCGGGGGCGCTGCCCCAGCTCGAAAAGTTCGCGACGGACAATCCCACCTCCGGACGCGCGTACTACCTCGCCGGCTATTGCGATGCGGTCATGGAGAAGGACGACGCCGCGCTCGTCGCCCTCACGAAAGCGCAGGAGCTCGAGCCGGCGTTCGCGGGCACGCAGACGCTCATCGGCAAGATCTACGCGAGGACGAATCGCCTCCCGGAGGCGGAGACGGCGTTCAAGAAAGAGCTCGAGAACACGTCCGCGCCGGCTGAGGTCCAGACGGACGCGCTTCTCAGCCTCGGCGCGGTCCAGCGAGACCAGAAGAAGGACCAAGACGCCATCGCGTCGTTCGAGAAGGTGAAGACCCTCGCACCGACGCGTCCGGAGTCCTACATCGAGCTCTCGGCGCTGTACGCAAAGGTCGGTCAGACGGACAAGGCGGCGGCGGTTCTCGAGGAGGCGAAGCAGGTCGGCGCCGACGATCCCGTCGCCCTCCTCAACGTCGGAATCTCGTACTACAACAAGAAGGATTTCGAGCACGCGGAGCAGATGTTCAAGCGCGTGACCGAGAGCAAGGCGACGAATCCGGATCTCTCGATGGCCTACGGACTGCTCGGCAATTTGCAGTTGCGCAAAGGCAAGACCGACGACGCCGTGGCGGCCTTCAAGAAGTGCATCGAGCTCGATCCCAACGGGAAGCTGGCGAAGGAATCCGAGGAGACCCTCAAGGCGCTGAAGAAGAAGTAGCTGCCGCCTGAGGTGTTCCTCGTGACCGGAAGATCAGCGGAGCGGTCCGGCGCGTGACCGGGGCTTGCGCTCCGGGGGCCTTCGCCGAGATCTGGACGAAGTACGTGCCGGGGGTGAGCGCCGCGCTCTCGAGCCGGACGATCGCGCTCAACTCGCCGTTCGACGAGGGACCGTAATAGACCAAGGTCGACGGGGCGGTCACCGGGCCCCCGCCCGCATCGAGGAACGTCACCGCGAACTCCGCCGATGGGTTCTCCGGTGACGTGAATCCCCTCATCCAGAACATGGCGAGCACCGGCTGCCCGACGACGAAATCGGATGCCGTGGCAGGAAGGAAGCGAGCGCCCGGCTTCACCGCGAGGGGATCGGGCGCAGCCGTTTCCGCAGGTTGGCTCAATAGCGGGACCGCCGCATCGTTCTCGAGGATCATCATCGGGCCCGTCAACGCGGGGCTCGGTGTCTTCGGCTGGGGCGGGACCGTCACGCTCGCGGTCCACGTAGCGATCTGGGGCGGCGTCGCCAGTCGCACCGTTCCCTGGAGGTCGTAGATGCCGGGGGGAAGGGCGAGCCGTCCCTCGACGCGGAAACCGCTCTTCACGGCGTCGGACCCCTTCTTCAAGACGGCGGTGAAGCCGCGCTCGTAACGCGCGACGACGTCGTCCGCGACACGCGCGACGATGCGGATGTCGAGGTCGAGATTGCTGATCCCTTCCGGGCTCGAGGCGAGCTCGACCGGACCGATCGCTTCGATCACGACGACCACAGGAATGCGGTCGGCGGCTCCCGCGGGAAGCGGCGTTGCGGCTCCGCGGGTGTCGAGGCGACGGTACCCCTTGAGCGAATCGACCTGATTGCCCGCCGTGGCGTTCGCCGGCTGCTGCTCATACGGCGTGACGTCGCTGTATCGGCCGCGCCGGGAGGTGACCGTGCAGTGCTCGCGGGAGACGGAGATCTTGAATCCGCGGTAACGATCGGACCCGCTCGCGACGGAAACCCGGCACGAAATACGGTAGAAGTGCGTGGACTCGTCGTCGATCGCCGCGAACGCTTTCGTGAGCGTCGTGTCGGTGAGCATCCTGCCGCCGGTCTCGCCGGCGATCACGCCGAGGAACTGACGGCGGCTCGTGGCGCTATTCGTCCCGAGCGTTCGCTCCAATCCGAGATCGCTCAGGACGTTCTCGTCCATCCCGAGCTTGCCCACCGCGACGTGCCAATCGATCGCCTGGCTCGCGTCGCCGCTGGTGTTGTCCGACCCCAGATCGAGGCTATAGACGGTGACGCCGTAGTTCGCCAACGCCCTGATGAGCGATTGGAACTTCGGCGTGAAGCCTCCGGTCATCAGCTTCTGGTCCGACGTCGTGTTCATGGCGAACCCAGGCGACGCCAAGACGAGAGTTCGCTTGCCGGGCATCCCTTGAAACACCGACGCGAGATCGGTAAGCGACGAGTAGACGTGCTCGCGCGTCCAATCGAGCTGGCCTGCCACGCCGGCCGACTGCTGCGTGAGACGTTGCTTGGCGAGGTCGTGACTCCCGATTCCCTCGTACGCGAGGAC is from Candidatus Polarisedimenticolaceae bacterium and encodes:
- a CDS encoding tetratricopeptide repeat protein; amino-acid sequence: MRIALNRTIATLAFALSLSATAALAQQAKMYGSVVDDQGQPVVGAKVVLNPTEQGSHLEVVTKGKKASFLFGIVRAGTYTIDVQAPGLVLVSMDAKATTKDKKEPEWTKNGKVRTDQPPQLKIEDGMEITCDLVVGHAAQVATAGGGTTMATPDQALTMLTQQVQKGDCAGALPQLEKFATDNPTSGRAYYLAGYCDAVMEKDDAALVALTKAQELEPAFAGTQTLIGKIYARTNRLPEAETAFKKELENTSAPAEVQTDALLSLGAVQRDQKKDQDAIASFEKVKTLAPTRPESYIELSALYAKVGQTDKAAAVLEEAKQVGADDPVALLNVGISYYNKKDFEHAEQMFKRVTESKATNPDLSMAYGLLGNLQLRKGKTDDAVAAFKKCIELDPNGKLAKESEETLKALKKK
- a CDS encoding VWA domain-containing protein, translating into MERVTVKLAQVDVVVRDRDGKFVSGLGPSDFKVLEDGTPLEIVAVDEWGRVSAKTSSPKLAAPATPVAETAVAGEPAPAPEPERRSFMIVFDALGDSTALRMNQAKRAAQEFVRTRFRSGDVGAIYQLDLTTRAMSGITSNTEDLARAIDKVAWMPASSLADQINESVLAYEGIGSHDLAKQRLTQQSAGVAGQLDWTREHVYSSLTDLASVFQGMPGKRTLVLASPGFAMNTTSDQKLMTGGFTPKFQSLIRALANYGVTVYSLDLGSDNTSGDASQAIDWHVAVGKLGMDENVLSDLGLERTLGTNSATSRRQFLGVIAGETGGRMLTDTTLTKAFAAIDDESTHFYRISCRVSVASGSDRYRGFKISVSREHCTVTSRRGRYSDVTPYEQQPANATAGNQVDSLKGYRRLDTRGAATPLPAGAADRIPVVVVIEAIGPVELASSPEGISNLDLDIRIVARVADDVVARYERGFTAVLKKGSDAVKSGFRVEGRLALPPGIYDLQGTVRLATPPQIATWTASVTVPPQPKTPSPALTGPMMILENDAAVPLLSQPAETAAPDPLAVKPGARFLPATASDFVVGQPVLAMFWMRGFTSPENPSAEFAVTFLDAGGGPVTAPSTLVYYGPSSNGELSAIVRLESAALTPGTYFVQISAKAPGAQAPVTRRTAPLIFRSRGTPQAAATSSSAP